In Silene latifolia isolate original U9 population chromosome 6, ASM4854445v1, whole genome shotgun sequence, the genomic window ataattaaaaagggattaagagattatacctactaatgattccaataataaagcaagaataatagaagtacttgaatcctagattgagaggttgtcaatctcccaataataacccaaataatcttcaattacccaaaataaaggaagaacaagagagagattaaagaactaaaacttggattaaaacttgattaatacttgattacaatattgaagagagatttgattgatattaactacactaattattgataagaagaacatgctcctctaattagactaatggggtatttataatgaaaattagggaggatgcattagggttaactaagggctaaactagtaattacactttttaagttgagcaaggaggagccagtattttctgagagaagggcttctcttttcgtagcttgaagaatgaaatccgtctttgtgcaGGTGaacgtgcggattagagtcgggacggccggatttggcggtgcaatccgagcggattcgggagagggacgctcggattgttgagggggaatccgagcggattccaaggagggacgctcggattgttgaggctggacggacggattgtctgcaatccgttcggattgttggtcagcatcaattcttcttcttttcttcccttttcttcataaattccttggggatttccttggggacgcaaggatcctttctcaacattgctcttctactatgatatgtacaaaggccttctagtcttgtctcttcttgatgcttggtcattgaatacaatcaatttagcctcgttttgccatgaaaatgcaagattcttactcctttcctaccaagggatcaaaatctcaaagaatatgcaaaacaaagaactaaagataagaaatgacccaaataggcactaaaaagcatggaaacaatggtaattcgggggctaaatatgcgccaattatggtcacatcaatcctTTTAGAGacttatatgtcattgcactaactgtggaggacaccagccccaacaaactcccacttgtccgtacaagtgtacgtgccaATAACGTTATCCgtactaactggaggacaccggctccaacagagccgtgccgtatctcgactttcttcgaccaggtctagggaggctctcaggccttcttcattttcgactgggttaaaggtttgcgttctgaatgtcggcaccgctgcttcaattggcaggacggcctcagacccatagactaggtcgAATGGAttgtaccctgttgcttctttctccgtggttcgaagggaccacaggacgccgggtagttcatctgcccatcttccctttagatcttcaaccttcttcttcaacccgttcagtattgttttattagctgcctccggctgcccgttgctctgagggtggcagacggaggagtatacAAATTttataccgagctcttccaaccaattcatcaccatgtcgctccaaaactctcgaccgtggtcaaatacaatgacttggggtaacccaaaacgtgttatgatgttctcccaaatcacctttcttacggccgccgtggtcttggcaggtaccgcgacagcctcgacccatttggtgaagtagtcaacggcgacaatcaggtacttcctttctccggaggccgtcggaaatggtcctaataaatccatcccccactgtgcaaatggtaggggattaagtaccggttgcaggtctcgggaaggtgcatgtattaccggagcatgcatctgacaattcttgcacttcttggtttttgccttggaatctttcagcatggtaggccagaagtagccggctcggagagctttgtgggctagcgttctcgcccccatgtgatgtccgcagatgccttcgtgaatctcgtcgtataagctccgcgtcggtgggccgacacatttcaagagtggtcttattacggaccttctgtacaattctccttcgaacactaagtaccttgcggtgatccttcttatcttctgagacagactgcggtcctccggcaactcttttgtcagcttgtatttcattatcggagtcatccacgtcgtctcggcttcgatgtcgcccaccatgccgacggtctcagtgatgctcttagcatttctgatatccaccggcacggttcgactgacattttttatgcttgaactggcaagttttgagagagcgtcggctcggttgttctcagacctggggatgcactgtatttggaaagatttcaattttgaggtgtcagcttttaccctctccaggtaccttaccatcccatcgtctcgagtctcatactctcctcggatttgattagtcactaagagcgagtctgttttcaacacaatatgctccgccccggcagctctagctaactcgactccagttatcaccgcctcatattcggattcgttatttgaggccgagaaggtaaacttcaaggcgtactcaaactcgtttccgttagggctgatgataaggatgccggctcctgagctgttcgccgtggaggacccgtcggtatacacttcccacacgccgggatgtgattcttcttgatacgtgcactcggccaggaagtctgcaagcgcctgcccctttatcgaaggcctcggcttgtactgaatttcaaagccggagagctccactgcccatttgataagtctgccggatttttcgaatttttctaatgctttctccaatggctggtcggttaagaccgtcacgggatgtgcgtcgaagtagggtttcagcttccttgcagcaacgacgacggcgagggctgccttttcgattagtgggtaatttctttcggcggccagcagtgtatggctgataaagtaaattgggtattgctgcttattttcttccctgatgattacggcactgaccgtggccgaggtaactgctaagtatagatatagcgtctcccccagcgtcggcctggacagggtcggcagtgtcagaaggtgggctttcagttgcctgaaagccgtgctctgttcctccccccagctaaagttttTTTTCCCttcagcactttaaagaacggagtgctcttgtcggccgaccgagagataaagcgggcgagagccgccatccttccggtcagcgtcataacctcttttcggtttctcggctccggtaggtctagtattgctttgactttctccggattggcatcaattcccttGGCGCTGACAAGCACACCGAgaaacttgccggcccggacaccgaagttacatttctttgggttaagcttcattttatattttcttagtgaacaaaatgtctcgcctaaatgggctaagtgctcgctgtcagacttgctttttacaatagcatcgtcgacgtaagccttgatgtttcgcccttttttattttggaacactttgtccaccaacctagtgtaagttgcgccagcgttattcaaaccgaacggcatcattttatacatgaatgtgccgtgACTGGTGATGAATGTGCATTTAGGCATATCTTCTTCGGCcataaatacctgatgataccctgagaaggcgtctagcaggcttagcatagtgtagcctgccgtggcgtcaattaaaccatctattcgaggcaagggatagcaatctttagggcacgctttattaagattggtaaaatcaacacacatcctccacgcccctgacgatttcctcaccattacaacatttgctagccactcagggtaagtacaaggcatgataaagcccgccgctaataatttgtctacttcagctttgatggcctcatccttctcggccgaggagttcctcatcttctgcttgaccggacgagcggtggagagtacgttcagcttgtgaacgatcacctcctgGCTCACACCTTGCATCTCGgcagctgagtatgcgaagacatctttgttcttcctcagtaggtctaggagatcagccctgaattttggctccaggtcgacaccgacagttacggtgcgccctgggtcaatttccacttcctcggtctcggttCCTTCGACCATGCGGACATTAGTATTCATCGgttcgccctcctgctgcaaggatgggctcttccctttctccgatttcttcgccactttgagggattgcatgttgcaccccctggcagacacttggatattgactatttcatctttctcgtcctttgagacgagcttttgtgcttccccccggtccgagacgtacatcaatgtcagggcccggatggacatcactgcatcggcctcgctcaaagtgacccagcctatgagaacattgtaggcaggcgaaccatcgataaccacgaactcgataaaacatttttagccgcgtccgcttggccgaacatcaccggcggtCGATTGACCCCTGGGGTACCAGGCCCGCCCCAGAAGAAGTCGTATAGCGGGTTAATGCAGGGGCTCGGGTCTCCAATCTTGggaccgagattaagaaagcactccccgaacatgatgttcgtgtaggcgcccgtgtcaatcaggcaccttttgaccaagtggttggctatatccaggtggactacaagcgggttctttgtgcggggcgacgactccctcgtagtccttctttccaatggttatatcggggatggtggaagaGGGGATCATTTGttttaggcacaaagttgatggcttggtataactcatttaggtgccgtttgtgcccattagctgacccaccgttctcgtttcccccgatgacaacctggattactcccatccgttggaaaactgattttctattcgccccgtcggcgcttgttcctgggcctccagctacatacttgctgaggcccCCCTTTCGGActagctcttcgatggcgttccttagatgtcgacagttgttagttttatggccggtgtggccgtggtactaaaaaaactggcttgtgtcaccgtcccccctcgccttggggggccttgcccacttaTGTCAATCATTCTTGtttagggtaaagacctcggctggagaggcgaccaggggggtgagactactgtaccgcttctggttGTATGGTCCCGAattccccccggcgcccgccgagtgctgtttcctattagatctctcaggccgtgacctatcccgtcacggcgaccttcatctatgttgtcccggcggctcttcctctctgggtgcctagcttcactgtggcctacccaggttttgtgatagtcttccacctttacggctcggtcggccatctttctggcggagtctaagttgaggtcttcgcacttgatcagctcgtttttgaactcgcctttcgggaggcctttcatcagcgcgaaggccgccagttcggtgttcagctcacggatctgctgaaccttagcgtcgaatcttttcacgtagcttcggagggactcgtcctccccctgtcggatagttaggagatctgatgtttccacggcccttctcttgttgcaagcatactgggctatgaaattttctcttaggtcggcataacagtataccgagccattaggtagccccttgtaccaactctgagctatcccatgcagggtcgttgggaagactcggcaccacaccccatcaggttgctcccataccgacatatacgactcgaaagcctcggcatggtcggtcgggtcgctatcccctttgtatgatatgggcggcagcttcagcttagtcggcacagggATCTCGAGGACGTAggtactgaggggctgtctgaccacgtgtcaaatgacacgcggcgatcggctcctcgcgggaagggcttgttgtccgactttggtgagtcggacttctttcattccttcggggctggccccgttgttgccgcggcgacgctgtcctcccgcgtgtgggggaaggactcaggtctgccactggcaccacgggctctgctGGCGTTCTAGCacgcccagctccttgtatcgctccggacaagttgttcggggccACTCTATGGGCCCTGGTTACCTGTGGATGCGCTGTCGTCTCCGTCGCCGTGACAGGGGtaatcggcgtactacccatcaggtccaggaatagctttaatttggccgcatcgatcacatgtcccatgacagtgacttggtcggtaggcagcggtgtttctggctctttcggcatcccgtacgccgtgtcagtgactcggccggtggggatCGCCGATCTCGTAATtacggaacgtgtcatcctggaagaatgcagttccttcactcacagtttctggttgctttgacatcttcttagctcgctgaatgtttttttttttttttttttggtaatgtaggtgactagcttttagtacgtatccccacagacggcgccaattgttccgggtgtaattccggagcaggattgtgaccacttgagcttgtagaatgatgtcgttgctcgtctcttcctttcactctttcctgtaaggatgaacaaactgagggctcggcttggggccgagcgtactcactccgacgctcaagtcagtaaacttagagagataagttgtatgtttaacttggcaaagtatattgtagagagataagggagttttttACCAGATATTCCAGTtggtttctcaatgagagatgtggagtatttataaactttcaccttttgtcacgtagtggccaagtggccaagtggcgtagcaggtggaaagactgtcttaccctcggccgagggacccatggcaggccgacaGACCTGGTTGActtcatgccgaggggactggatgtgagtatacggatatgcctctcggccggctagttgccgagccgagacccaagtgacaggccgacaggctttgtctgttaggccgtttttcttttgacttgttgtcttttagctttgaccttggtcaatatgttgacttggtcagcgggtgcagaatatgccccatcatattTGTTTAGCCTATCTCGGCGAGCTGTTTAGCCGTATCAAATACACAGGTTCTCAACCCAAGTTTATATACAGATATAAGATTTCAAATCGTAGCTTGTCTATTTACGCTGTAAAAAGGTGTGATGATTGAACGAGTTCATTGAATTAGGAAAATAATGTTCGACCATGTCGATTGTCAAGTACTCCGTATATGGGATTTGCCAAATGTTTATAGGTCGCAATCCTACTCTTtgtaattgctcaaattttcaataTTTTCATCACTTATTTTGAAAGATGGTCGTTCTCAATTCAGGAAAGAATACAATTCTAATTTAATGTAAGAGGTTAACAATTTCGGGCTTACCCAATCGACATCAACCCATAAAATATGTTTTATTCTGAGATTGTAAAGCTTCAAATCGTCTAAATTCTTTTATCATATACTAGAATtcgtgcccgtgcgttgcacgggtttctAATCTATTTTCCTCTTATGTCCTGGTTCTTTTCATATTCTTTTAAATGATACCTAAAAGTTGTTTAATCTCGTGTTGGTATGCGGTAGTTTGAGCAATCATTATCGTTATATAATTAGACCCTTTTTTATTAAGCTCTTAAACAAATCTGGTTGACACGGGTTTTTATTAAGTGAGTAATTCTTGTGTAATAGGTACTTGTTCACTGTTCCATAAAATTGCATCATACATAAAATAGATTAGGCGCATCTCAGTCGTTTCATCTTCATTTCACCTACCACCCCCATATCTCACCATCGTCACCCTCCTGCGGAACCGCGCACCACCAGCAATGTACCCCAAATCGAACACCACAATTATCAAATCAACCACCACCAATCGGTTCCTCAACCTCAGATCTGTTTACCCATATGATATTTTCTCGTTTCCGACTTCTATTGATTCCGCATCTATCTTAATCCCAAATTCTCACTAATTATCATGGGCGATTGAATTTTACTTGTTCCTTCTGGGTTTTTTTTTCATCCAATTCTTGGTATGGGTCTGCTGGATTCATTTCGTAATAATTACATCATCAACTATTAAATGGTGATTAGTTGAAATTGATGGAGTATACTATTGATCTTTACCCGGTGGTTTCGGATTACCCCTCATAGGTCCGTTTTTCCTGTTTTCGTTTTACTGTCaatagtaattttttttttttttctaaattagcATATGGCATGATGATCACCATCTCAAGGCAACACTCCCACTGTATTAAGATAGACTTAATGTTCTTTGCATGCAAATGTTGTGGGGCGGTGTTCGATGAACTTTGCATTTGTTAGACTGAATACGAAAATACATTTGTTGTGTTCTTTAATCAGTTGACGAAGTCTGGGTCTCTAAATGAATTTTCTATGGTGTTGCTGAATGAAACAATTTTTGCACTTGGTCATGGACAAAGGAAAACATAGTCTTATTAAATTATCCTTTGATTCCTAACGGCTAGATACTAACCAACCTCTTTTTGTATACTATTAGCAGTATAGTCTAAATAATTGAACTTCAGATAGATTGGAAAACATGTCAGCTCTGTTACACTTGTTGCATGTGTGTTTGTTGCATGTATCTAGGGCTCCCGGTGAACGATGGAGGTAGATATATCCTCCGGCCGATTTCTATCCCCATATGGTCCCCTTGTGTAATGTTTGCTTTGTTTGTCTTCCAGTCGCTACTTCCGTTGTCGTCTTTGTTTTCAGGCGGGGCGGGCATTAGTTCAATGATGAGCGGATAAGATCTGTTGCATTTAAAAAGTCAACTTAATATAAATTAACGTAATACTGATTGGATGCAGGAGTGAAGACTACAGAGAATATACCTTGGCTCCATGTGTCTTAAAGAAGTTGCTGTATATTCTGCTCTAGAGGtaagtatctcattgaaattagTTTCTTTATATAGTTCCGATTTTATTAGGTAAAAGATTAATTGAGATAAACGTTGGGGCGTTCAAGATGTAGTATTTGAGTTTTGGTAGAATTGGGAAGGTATTTGATTTGCGTATATTTCATAAGAGAAGATATTTTTCCCTATATCTGTGTAGATAGGGATAATATTAATCTTTAATGTTTTATTAGACTTTCTATAAGAGAAGGTATCCTATAAATACCTTAAAACAAGACTTTTCTCTTTTTTCGCTTTAATCATAAAAACGATGTGGACTTATTTTACCAGTTTAGATCTTTTTCGGATTCATATTTTCTCCTTCATATTATTAAAACTGTAAGTTAATAAATTTGTCAAACGGAAAAAAAAGACATGTAAGTCCACTTATTTTTGCTGAGTTGACGGTGGCCACGGTCAGTAAACGTGACTGCTGGTCAATTTTTCTTTCATAAACCTTAATTGAGTTCATTTCCAAACTATGTAATAACAGTTAAATTGTGAACTGATGAAATGAGCAGAAAATACTTTAATACAAAACTTTTAAATCGAGTTACTCTCTCTACTACTCAATAACTGGCAAATTCGAAAAGACCTCCTTGTATACTATATTTCGTGTATATCCCTTGTATTTTTGGTCAGTATCATCTATGAAAAACCTCAGCCCTTGCGGTGTCGTCGTCCTCGAAGCCGCAACGTATAACTGTCCGTGACTAAAAACCGGTTTCGGTAAGTATACGCCGACATGCGTAAGGGATTGACCCTGACTCTTGTTTATGGTCATTGCATACCACGGTTTTAGTGGATATTGTCTTCTTTTGAGGATGAATGGTACTTTAGGATCCGTTGATGTTAATACTATCCTTGGGATCAGCACATGTTTACCCACGTTGGACCCGGTGATAATCCTTGCTTCCACTATATATTCTCTTGTCCGTGTAACAATCAATCGAGTTCCATTACACAAACCTTGCGAGGGATTAATATTCCTTAAAAGCATCACTGGCATCCCTACCTTGAGCTTGAGCTCGTGCCTTGGCAGACCTTGTAGATTTACCGTATTTAGGTACTCGGTTGGGTAAGCTGAGAACTGGTCATCGCTGTCTATGGAAGCCGCGCATACTTCATCGCAACTTTTATATATTTTATAGTCACCAGGGATTTTCTCGGTCATATAGTCGTTTACTGTATCTGCCGTTTCGTTCAAAGGAGTCAGTATTGCTCGTTCACGCAAGTAGTCATCGTCCTTACTCCCGTCTATGAAATTTGGGTAAATTTCATCGACTACCTGTTTAATATCAAGCTTCCCACATGCTGAGGTGTACTCGGTTGGTATCTCTATCCATGTCTCTTCATCTTCGTGCTCTTCTGCTTTTGCCTCTAACCTTCCGTCTCCCATAGCCAATAACCACTTATTAAATCTTTGTCTTTGACCATCATCTGAACCAGTCTCCTGGACTCTCATGCTCTTCTTCAGAAGAAACACGGTGCATGATCTCCATATATGTGACCTGCTTATGGAGGCTTGTACTATATCCTGTCTCTTCCCCTTTGATACGATGGGGAGCACTTGTCTGAAATCGCCTCCAAGTAACACAACCTTTCCCCCAAACATTTTTGAAGATGCTTCCGGGTCCTTGTAGCTAACTATATCCCTTATTGTACGATCGAGCGCCTCAAATGCATTCCTGTGATCCATTGGTGCTTCATCCCATATAATCAATGATGTCTCTCTTAGTAGCTCAGCCAGTTGGCTATTTTGCTTCACATTACATGTCGAGTCATCAAATAGCTCTATAGGTATATCAAATCTACTATGGGCTGTCCTTCCTCCTGGTAGTAGCAATGCTGCGATACCTGTAATCGCACTGTTAGTTCTTCAATGTGCATTATCATTAATTCTCTTATTTCTCTCCTTGCAGCTGTTACATGTACTGTTTATCATCTAGTTAATCTAGATAACTAACCTGACGATGCCACATTGAGTACAATTTTTCCTTCTGACCGCAGTCTCGCTGATATTGCCCCATATAAGAATGTTTTTCCTGTTCCTCTATGaccataaacgaaaaacaactcCGGTAACTCGCTATTGACAGCATCTATAACTGCATCATAGACAACTACAATCGGAGAAATAGTTAATAGTTTATCATCATTTTACTATGCTTGCTTTTAAGTCTTTGACGTACCTCTTTGCTCTGTGTTTAGTAATTTGACCTTCCCCTCCCATTCTTCCCTCAGCTGTTTGCGATCGTACTTCTTCTCATCTCTAATCAGCATGTTCTCCATTCCGTGCACATCAGATTCTACTGGTTGCGGCATACCTTCTATGTCTGCTAGTCTTTTCCCGTATCTCATTAGAATCTTGTCTATCTCAAGTAGGGTGTAAGACCGCCTAGCGGCGTCACTAAGTTCTAAGTTAGGGTCTCCAAACAATCTTCTTTTCTTTCGCTCAATGTCATCTGATAACATCCCATAGCTCTCCTCCCACAGCTTTGTGATGTCCGTCACCTCACAAAATAGAATCATCGTGACGAATAACTTCCTGAGCTGCCACGGCATCGCCCATCTATTTGCCTCTGACATGGCTTCATGCCACTCTTTATCATTATTTAAAAGGCCATGCGCATAGCAAGCTTCCTTGAATGTAGGGTACACAACGTTACCCAATTTCCTAATTTCTTCATGACTTTGGACACCTTTGACGATATTAAGGAGCACTCTCAGGTAGTACTTTTCTCCCGCTGTTGGGTGGACGTATACCATTCTGCCAATGCACTTTCCCTGTTTCCTTTTGTGCCACCCCCCCGTCCTTCCACACATACTTAGTCGGAAACTCTGCATAGGATAACGGCCTTGCCTCTGGATGTCTCGCATTAGTTGCCATCCACGCTGTCATCATTGTGTCTGTACTGTTCTTCTTTTCTATTATCTCTTCTAGCATATCACTATCTCTAATCACTACTGCTTGTTCCCCTTCCAAATGGACAGGGAGGCGCAATACTGAAGGATAACTCTCCTGGATATCAAATTCAAAGATTCTCCAGGCCGCTTCTGATGCTGATAAATATCGGCAATCCATGTAAGCCTTTATCTCGTCATTCGTGTCCTCCTTTATGACTAACGTTGCCTTATCTGGCCCCTTCGATATATATTTGAACAAATACTTTATGGCCTTTGCTGTGTTGCACCACTCGACATTGATGTGTGCATCAAACATTAAAAGTAACCCCGGATTATATGGTACAATAGACCTATTGTCCAACTCATGTACTCCCTTTTTAATGGTCCTGCACGTGGAGAGTTAACGGTTAAGGTCATGTTCGTTAGCATTCATTTATTGAGGAAAGTTTCTGGGCAGTTTCAGAAAATGTATTTACCTACTGTCCTTCCTTCTTCTGTACACGGGGTATCCATTGTGGTCCAATGTTGTGCTCTTGTTATGTTCCTTTGGATATTTTTTTGTGCAAACATCATTCATCATACACGGGCAATTTGGTCCATCTTTGCCGCACGGACCATGGACCATATAACGTGACACAATTTCATATAACTGCGGCTCCTTGTCCTTGCCAGGTATCTCCGCACGGATGATGGTGTCGATGAAGTCGGTTGATACCTCCGTGGTTCCTCTCTTTAGCCATAGAAGTATATGAGCATGAGGTAACCCTCTCTTCTGAAATTCTATTGTATAAATATCTGCAGGGGAAGGGTACTTATGTCAGCAATTGACCTTTAAGAACAGTGTTATTTATTTAGCTATTGTTTACCTGCAATTGTAGGTCCAAAATAGTTGTCTTTTTTCAAGAGGTGCATTAGTTGTCAGAGCTTCATCTTGAAAACTCTGGCCACGATATCTGGACGGTCTACAGCTTTTTGTTCCCCCATAAGGGTTAAAGCTGCCTCAACCTCTGGCCACCTCGGATTTGCAGTAAATGTTAGAAATAAGTGTGGATTCCCATACCACCTACAAATGGCCATCGCGTCCTGGTAATTTTGCTGCATGTATCTCGGACTACCAGTAAATGAGGGAGGCAGGTATAT contains:
- the LOC141587873 gene encoding uncharacterized protein LOC141587873, yielding MHLLKKDNYFGPTIADIYTIEFQKRGLPHAHILLWLKRGTTEVSTDFIDTIIRAEIPGKDKEPQLYEIVSRYMVHGPCGKDGPNCPCMMNDVCTKKYPKEHNKSTTLDHNGYPVYRRRKDSRTIKKGVHELDNRSIVPYNPGLLLMFDAHINVEWCNTAKAIKYLFKYISKGPDKATLVIKEDTNDEIKAYMDCRYLSASEAAWRIFEFDIQESYPSVLRLPVHLEGEQAVVIRDSDMLEEIIEKKNSTDTMMTAWMATNARHPEARPLSYAEFPTKYVWKDGGVAQKETGKVHWQNGVQSHEEIRKLGNVVYPTFKEACYAHGLLNNDKEWHEAMSEANRWAMPWQLRKLFVTMILFCEVTDITKLWEESYGMLSDDIERKKRRLFGDPNLELSDAARRSYTLLEIDKILMRYGKRLADIEGMPQPVESDVHGMENMLIRDEKKYDRKQLREEWEGKVKLLNTEQRVIDAVNSELPELFFVYGHRGTGKTFLYGAISARLRSEGKIVLNVASSGIAALLLPGGRTAHSRFDIPIELFDDSTCNVKQNSQLAELLRETSLIIWDEAPMDHRNAFEALDRTIRDIVSYKDPEASSKMFGGKVVLLGGDFRQVLPIVSKGKRQDIVQASISRSHIWRSCTVFLLKKSMRVQETGSDDGQRQRFNKWLLAMGDGRLEAKAEEHEDEETWIEIPTEYTSACGKLDIKQVVDEIYPNFIDGSKDDDYLRERAILTPLNETADTVNDYMTEKIPGDYKIYKSCDEVCAASIDSDDQFSAYPTEYLNTVNLQGLPRHELKLKVGMPVMLLRNINPSQETNFNEILTSRAEYTATSLRHMEPRSYPLIIELMPAPPENKDDNGSSDWKTNKANITQGDHMGIEIGRRIYLPPSFTGSPRYMQQTHMQQV